The proteins below are encoded in one region of Bacillus spongiae:
- a CDS encoding TetR/AcrR family transcriptional regulator, translated as MKNINEPSDNLSKKREAIMDGAIKAFVIEGYEKASMDRIAQHAGVSKRTVYNHFSNKDDLFQAIFQRFLSEQELLKDIHYDPTKTLEEQLTLFADAELFLINDPSRLALSKVLTTVFLQDLELVTETKAKYGPPHANLVAWLKAADEDGRMEIPDANLAAQIYHAMIEGALTWPSLFQQPQTKEQFIPLKEEMIKTYLYRFRK; from the coding sequence ATGAAGAACATAAATGAACCCTCAGACAATTTATCAAAGAAACGTGAAGCGATTATGGATGGCGCTATTAAAGCTTTTGTCATCGAAGGGTACGAAAAAGCCTCTATGGACCGTATTGCTCAACATGCAGGCGTTTCTAAACGGACCGTTTATAATCATTTTTCGAATAAAGATGATCTCTTCCAAGCAATATTTCAACGGTTTTTATCTGAGCAAGAATTATTAAAGGATATCCATTATGATCCTACTAAAACGCTAGAAGAACAACTTACACTTTTCGCTGATGCAGAACTTTTTCTCATAAACGATCCAAGTCGACTCGCCTTATCAAAAGTCCTTACAACTGTTTTTCTTCAAGATCTTGAGCTGGTGACAGAAACTAAAGCGAAATATGGTCCACCACACGCCAACTTAGTGGCTTGGTTAAAAGCTGCGGATGAAGATGGAAGGATGGAAATACCCGATGCTAACTTAGCTGCGCAAATATATCATGCCATGATTGAAGGGGCCTTAACATGGCCTTCTCTCTTTCAGCAACCCCAAACGAAGGAACA